A portion of the Hoylesella buccalis ATCC 35310 genome contains these proteins:
- a CDS encoding DUF4738 domain-containing protein codes for MIIVVGCGIVSCSEKKQDKTIITQKPKPVKKKATQSMSDYEQSIPVEWVGSVYHVNVSRQADSSLPLADDGAGNKYYDNKIKLSIVRKDQSEFYGRTFTKADFVNYVDELYRKNSALLGIVFDKVEGNNLIFAVSIGSPDKMSDEYVPLVMKISNLGAVSIQKDTLLDTGNTEGEESEADMEEEDDGV; via the coding sequence TTGATTATAGTTGTAGGTTGTGGTATCGTTTCTTGTTCTGAAAAGAAACAAGACAAGACAATCATCACGCAGAAGCCAAAGCCTGTCAAGAAGAAGGCCACGCAATCTATGAGCGACTACGAGCAGTCGATTCCTGTTGAATGGGTAGGCTCGGTGTATCATGTAAATGTATCAAGGCAAGCTGACTCTTCGCTACCGTTAGCGGATGACGGGGCAGGCAACAAATATTATGATAATAAGATAAAACTGAGTATCGTTCGAAAAGACCAAAGCGAATTCTATGGTAGGACGTTTACGAAAGCTGATTTTGTAAACTATGTTGATGAACTTTATCGTAAAAACAGCGCATTGTTAGGTATTGTTTTTGATAAAGTTGAAGGCAACAACCTCATTTTTGCAGTGAGTATCGGATCGCCCGACAAAATGAGTGACGAGTATGTTCCTTTGGTTATGAAGATATCAAACCTTGGTGCTGTATCCATCCAGAAAGATACCCTGTTGGATACCGGTAACACGGAGGGTGAGGAATCGGAAGCAGATATGGAAGAGGAAGATGATGGTGTGTAG
- a CDS encoding alpha-2-macroglobulin family protein, giving the protein MKKIIMMLIASLLMLPSHLMADSYTVLWKQYERAQQKDLPKTSMNVLKKIITKAQADKRYGHLLKAELLHGSLASQVSPDSLTIEVERLVASMQKAEKQDPVLAAVYQSSLGRRYRENERLSDNSKELSEEYYRKSLSHPDLLAAHKASEYVPMVIEGIDSKIFGNDLLHVLGMEAEAYGMLHDYYQKQNNRPAACITALLRVRQDRDGDVMQVRKSKYLLTIDSLIDHYKDLPVAGELAIERYRFMEQADDASAESKMNYINYALTQWGAWPRMNILRNAQARLTLPMFHLSLGESVQIPNKERQVVIMQICNIDQLDMSVWRLNLKGDTSFDPNDSRDYARIKSHLVSKTPVYTASKRYVGLPDYQVMRDTMTIKGLPVGVYLVEMTTTNKSIKPQRALLRVSDMYLMSQKLPNNRVRLVVVSATTGQPLPNAKIRITNGNNYDNKRHSQTLTCNAQGEVVHQMGRSSYQSIYPYTDEDQACAETYFNAYGQFPKDRVPVRPQVELYTDRSIYRPGQTVHAAAIVYRRVDDERTEAVAHQAMTLTLRDANYKVVATKEVVTDDFGTASTDFVLPSSGLTGMFSLRTNFGNSGYESFSVEEYKRPTFQVSFDDVKEKYQAGDTVNVVGHVKSFAGVPVQSAKVSYTVVRKPAMWWFYRMNKDREVMVAKDTLVTDGDGRFTVPVPMEMPDDYSHHVARYYSFEVHVDVTDAGGESHSAATRLPLSDKPTLLTCNLPAQSLRDSIQPVTFRYINNAGQPVDGQVNYTIDGHAYSAKTNEPTVQGLKNLSSGEHHLVAICGNDTLDQKFVIFSLDDKKPVVKTSDFFYVTSDTFPHKGKPVYLLFGSSDRQVHVVYTMIAGDRVIDSGTLEINNQLIKKKLTYLPQYDKGLLVNYAWVKNGKLYSHRQMIQKPQPDKRLMVTWKTFRNRLTPGQKEEWSLQITKPDGSPAQAQLMAVLFDQTLNEIRKHDWKLNTTYHPALPFTQWSGLNFAEAVLYGDAPIASLRERNLDFSRFDNVFTSFGQRDEVFLVGYAPDIRLYGSRAMKAMPMSATAKQSGAMVLKSTAGGGNAREEFADDTASPALAEASQPQQPASRMSVRENLSETAFFFPALLSDDKGNVSLRFILPESVTTWQFMGLAHDKAMRHGMLKDEVVAQKTVMVQPNMPRFVRMGDHATLSTRIISTSKRVVEGTVQLELLNPETEGVVFSKQQSCRLQPDTTVSVAFDFDVTRLLATHPQLSLLIARVMVSGKGYSDGEQHYLPILPAKEWVTTTVPFTQHAPGTKMIDLKQLFPVDDAANRLTIEYTNNPAWLMVQALPSMGTPDADNAISLAAAYYANSIGRYLLNEAPQLKSTISLWKQEKGGETSLMSSLEKNQSLKTMVLEETPWVADANKESEQKQQLVTFFDPNSMDYRLNSALDKLSKLQNPDGSFSWWKGMSGSRYMTTAVVKMLVRLNVLIGKQQVTTSIIRQALAYLDKKAAEEVAQLKELKAKGNKNLAPSEAACDYLYIHALAERPWTSTVKYLVDLLAKKPSALTIYGKANSAIILSQYGKHELAKEYLQSINEYSVYKEEMGRYFDTPRAQYTWCDYRIPSQVAAIEATKRLRPGDPSIEEMQRWLLQSKRTQAWDTPINSVNAVFAFLHGATEKLTQSSQDAVIKIDNQPVDLPKATAGLGYVKVSKPGKDVRTLAVSKTSAGTSWGAVYAQFMQKSTEVASQSSGIKVTRTLLYNGKPATNLKVGDRVTVRIEIEADRDYDFVQLQDKRAACLEPIGQLSGYHQGYYCAPKDNATNYYFDRLGKGKHRIETDYYIDRAGTYQTGICTIQCAYSPEYNGREAAKTLNIQ; this is encoded by the coding sequence ATGAAAAAAATCATAATGATGTTGATAGCTTCTTTACTGATGCTGCCGTCTCACCTGATGGCAGACAGTTATACTGTACTTTGGAAGCAGTATGAGCGAGCACAACAGAAGGATCTACCTAAGACGTCCATGAATGTGCTGAAGAAGATTATAACCAAGGCACAGGCCGATAAACGATACGGCCATCTCTTGAAAGCTGAATTGCTACACGGCTCCCTCGCTAGTCAAGTGTCGCCCGATTCATTGACCATAGAAGTGGAAAGGCTAGTCGCCAGCATGCAGAAGGCCGAGAAGCAGGATCCGGTCTTAGCTGCTGTTTATCAATCGTCGTTAGGTCGTCGCTATCGGGAGAATGAGCGATTGTCGGACAATAGTAAGGAGTTGAGTGAGGAGTATTACCGCAAATCCTTGTCGCATCCCGACTTGTTGGCTGCTCATAAGGCCTCGGAGTATGTGCCCATGGTGATAGAAGGCATCGACAGTAAGATTTTCGGCAACGATCTCTTGCATGTATTGGGCATGGAGGCTGAGGCTTATGGGATGCTGCACGATTATTATCAAAAACAAAACAACCGTCCTGCTGCGTGCATCACGGCCTTGCTGCGCGTGCGACAAGATAGAGATGGGGACGTGATGCAGGTGAGGAAGTCGAAATATCTGCTGACCATCGATTCATTGATTGACCACTATAAAGATCTTCCTGTGGCAGGTGAACTGGCCATTGAGCGCTATCGTTTTATGGAACAGGCTGACGATGCTTCTGCCGAAAGCAAGATGAACTACATAAATTATGCACTAACCCAATGGGGAGCGTGGCCTCGCATGAACATTCTTCGCAATGCCCAGGCACGGTTAACGTTGCCAATGTTCCATCTTTCACTGGGTGAAAGCGTCCAGATTCCTAACAAGGAGCGACAGGTGGTCATCATGCAAATCTGTAATATCGATCAGTTGGACATGTCGGTGTGGCGCCTCAATCTGAAAGGCGATACTTCATTTGATCCCAATGACTCGCGTGACTATGCAAGAATCAAGTCGCATCTTGTATCTAAAACACCCGTGTACACAGCCTCAAAGCGATACGTTGGTTTGCCAGACTATCAGGTCATGCGCGACACGATGACCATCAAAGGCTTGCCAGTTGGCGTGTATCTCGTAGAGATGACCACCACCAATAAATCCATCAAGCCACAGCGAGCCTTGTTACGGGTCAGCGATATGTATCTCATGTCACAGAAACTGCCCAACAACAGGGTACGATTGGTTGTTGTGAGTGCAACCACAGGACAGCCATTGCCGAACGCTAAGATCAGAATCACAAACGGTAACAATTATGACAACAAGCGACATTCCCAAACCTTGACCTGCAATGCGCAAGGAGAGGTGGTGCACCAAATGGGTAGGTCGTCCTATCAATCCATTTATCCTTATACAGATGAGGACCAAGCTTGTGCGGAAACTTATTTCAATGCGTATGGACAATTCCCAAAAGACCGAGTCCCAGTTCGTCCGCAGGTTGAGCTTTATACGGATCGAAGCATCTATCGTCCTGGACAGACTGTGCATGCCGCAGCCATTGTTTACCGAAGGGTGGATGATGAACGTACCGAGGCAGTTGCCCATCAGGCCATGACCTTGACGTTGCGTGATGCCAATTATAAGGTTGTAGCCACCAAAGAGGTGGTTACAGACGACTTTGGAACGGCGTCAACCGACTTTGTTTTGCCATCCTCTGGACTTACTGGCATGTTCTCATTGCGCACAAACTTTGGCAACAGCGGTTACGAATCTTTCTCGGTTGAAGAATATAAACGTCCTACTTTCCAGGTTTCTTTCGATGACGTGAAAGAGAAATATCAGGCGGGTGACACCGTGAATGTGGTTGGACATGTAAAGAGTTTCGCTGGTGTTCCTGTCCAATCAGCCAAAGTTAGTTATACGGTTGTGCGCAAACCTGCCATGTGGTGGTTCTATCGTATGAATAAAGATCGGGAGGTTATGGTCGCCAAAGACACCTTGGTGACTGACGGTGACGGACGCTTCACGGTTCCTGTGCCGATGGAGATGCCCGATGATTACAGCCATCACGTTGCACGTTACTATTCGTTCGAGGTTCATGTCGATGTCACTGACGCTGGCGGAGAGAGCCATTCGGCTGCAACTCGGCTACCATTGAGCGACAAACCAACCTTGCTCACCTGTAACTTGCCGGCTCAAAGTTTGCGAGACAGCATCCAGCCTGTGACCTTCAGGTACATCAATAACGCTGGTCAGCCTGTCGATGGACAAGTAAATTATACGATAGATGGGCATGCTTATTCAGCAAAAACCAATGAGCCGACCGTTCAGGGATTGAAGAATCTGTCTTCGGGCGAGCATCATTTAGTTGCCATTTGCGGCAACGATACGCTTGACCAGAAGTTTGTTATTTTCTCTCTTGATGACAAGAAACCTGTTGTCAAGACCTCCGATTTCTTTTATGTCACATCAGACACATTCCCACACAAGGGCAAACCGGTGTATCTGTTGTTTGGTTCGTCTGACAGGCAGGTGCATGTAGTGTACACGATGATTGCTGGCGACCGTGTCATAGATAGTGGAACCCTTGAAATCAACAACCAACTGATTAAGAAGAAGCTGACTTATCTGCCCCAATATGACAAGGGATTGCTTGTCAACTACGCATGGGTGAAGAATGGTAAGCTATACAGTCATCGTCAGATGATACAAAAACCGCAGCCCGACAAGCGGTTGATGGTCACATGGAAGACTTTCCGCAATCGCCTCACCCCAGGGCAAAAGGAAGAGTGGTCGTTGCAAATTACCAAGCCAGATGGCTCGCCAGCGCAGGCTCAGTTGATGGCTGTGTTGTTCGACCAGACGCTCAATGAAATCAGAAAACACGATTGGAAGCTCAATACCACTTACCATCCAGCTTTGCCTTTCACCCAATGGAGCGGGTTAAACTTTGCTGAAGCTGTTCTCTATGGTGATGCTCCCATCGCGTCTCTTCGTGAACGGAATCTTGATTTCAGTCGTTTTGACAATGTGTTTACAAGTTTCGGCCAGAGAGATGAGGTGTTCCTCGTAGGCTATGCCCCTGATATCAGGCTGTATGGAAGCCGTGCGATGAAGGCCATGCCTATGTCTGCGACGGCCAAGCAGTCAGGTGCCATGGTGCTGAAATCGACAGCTGGAGGGGGCAATGCAAGGGAAGAATTTGCTGATGACACCGCTTCGCCAGCTTTGGCAGAGGCATCTCAGCCCCAACAACCAGCCTCACGAATGAGCGTTCGTGAGAACTTGAGCGAGACAGCCTTCTTCTTTCCGGCCTTGTTGTCTGACGACAAAGGCAACGTGAGCCTGCGATTCATCTTGCCAGAGAGTGTCACTACATGGCAGTTCATGGGCCTTGCGCACGACAAGGCGATGCGTCATGGTATGCTCAAGGACGAGGTTGTGGCGCAAAAGACCGTCATGGTGCAGCCCAATATGCCGCGTTTTGTGCGTATGGGCGACCATGCCACGCTGTCGACGCGCATCATCAGTACCTCTAAGCGAGTGGTTGAAGGCACCGTGCAACTGGAGTTGCTCAACCCGGAGACCGAAGGTGTGGTGTTTAGTAAACAGCAGTCCTGCCGTCTTCAGCCCGACACAACCGTATCGGTAGCCTTCGATTTCGACGTAACTCGTCTGCTCGCCACCCATCCGCAGCTGTCGTTGCTCATCGCACGGGTCATGGTAAGCGGGAAGGGATACAGCGATGGCGAGCAACACTACCTGCCCATTCTGCCCGCGAAGGAATGGGTGACCACCACCGTACCCTTCACGCAGCATGCCCCCGGCACCAAGATGATTGACCTGAAACAGCTCTTCCCCGTGGATGATGCTGCCAATCGGCTGACCATCGAATACACCAATAACCCAGCATGGCTCATGGTTCAGGCACTGCCCTCGATGGGAACGCCCGACGCCGACAATGCCATCAGTCTGGCAGCAGCCTACTATGCCAACAGCATTGGGCGTTATCTGTTGAACGAGGCACCGCAACTGAAGTCGACCATTAGCCTGTGGAAGCAGGAAAAGGGTGGCGAGACCTCGCTCATGAGTAGTCTGGAGAAGAACCAATCACTCAAAACAATGGTACTTGAAGAAACGCCTTGGGTGGCCGATGCAAACAAAGAGAGCGAGCAGAAGCAGCAACTGGTCACTTTCTTTGACCCAAACTCGATGGACTACCGATTGAACTCCGCCCTCGACAAGCTGTCAAAACTACAAAATCCCGATGGCTCTTTCAGCTGGTGGAAGGGCATGTCGGGCAGTCGATACATGACAACAGCCGTTGTCAAGATGTTGGTTCGGTTGAATGTGCTCATTGGTAAGCAGCAGGTAACTACGTCAATCATTCGGCAGGCTCTTGCATACTTGGACAAGAAAGCAGCCGAAGAGGTGGCTCAATTGAAAGAATTGAAAGCAAAAGGAAACAAGAATCTGGCTCCCAGCGAGGCGGCTTGCGACTATTTGTACATCCATGCGTTGGCAGAAAGACCATGGACCTCCACCGTTAAATACCTTGTTGACTTGCTCGCCAAGAAGCCTTCGGCATTGACAATCTATGGAAAAGCCAATTCTGCGATTATCCTTTCACAGTATGGTAAACACGAATTGGCCAAGGAATATCTGCAAAGTATCAACGAATATAGTGTTTACAAAGAGGAAATGGGACGCTATTTCGATACGCCGCGTGCCCAGTACACCTGGTGCGACTATCGCATACCCTCGCAGGTGGCAGCCATTGAGGCCACAAAACGTCTGCGTCCTGGCGACCCCAGCATTGAGGAAATGCAACGCTGGCTGCTGCAATCCAAGCGCACACAGGCTTGGGATACGCCCATTAACAGCGTGAATGCGGTGTTTGCCTTCTTGCATGGAGCCACCGAAAAGCTCACCCAGTCATCCCAAGATGCCGTTATCAAGATAGACAACCAGCCTGTTGACCTGCCTAAGGCCACCGCAGGTCTGGGTTATGTCAAGGTGTCGAAGCCGGGCAAGGATGTGCGAACGCTTGCTGTGAGCAAGACTTCAGCCGGTACATCATGGGGAGCTGTGTACGCACAGTTCATGCAGAAATCTACCGAAGTGGCCAGTCAGTCGTCTGGAATTAAGGTAACTCGTACCTTATTATATAATGGTAAGCCTGCAACGAATCTGAAAGTGGGCGACAGGGTGACCGTGAGAATTGAGATAGAGGCCGACCGCGACTACGACTTCGTGCAGCTACAGGATAAGCGTGCGGCATGTCTTGAACCGATAGGTCAGTTGAGTGGCTATCATCAAGGCTACTACTGTGCGCCCAAAGACAATGCCACCAACTATTATTTCGACCGCCTTGGCAAAGGAAAACATCGCATAGAAACCGACTATTACATAGACAGAGCCGGAACCTACCAAACGGGCATTTGCACCATTCAGTGTGCTTACAGTCCGGAGTACAATGGTAGGGAGGCTGCAAAAACATTGAATATACAATAA
- a CDS encoding DUF1573 domain-containing protein, which translates to MNRKLIIFALMALPLLSSAQQMTAVNEVIDCGQVVYKAPVTVAYDIRNTGDKPIAISKVLTSCGCTSVDYPRQAIASHGSAVVKVTYDAKQMGTFNKLVRIYSNGSAAPLELTIKGKVVDEIIDFGGSYPFTLGLLQTDVNNIEFDDVNRGERPQAKIHIKNNTTQMAQPILMHLPNYLSADVSPSRIAPGRAGVATITLNSKLIRDYGLTQTSIFMGFVPGDKVNPDNELTVSAVLLPEFDDQATAAHMPQPKMQLSATKLDLGTFGRKKKLKGQIFIQNIGKSKLEIENVQMFTGGLQISLNKSKLEPGQTAKLKVTAIAAQLKKAKSKPRILMITNDPELPKVIIDIHVN; encoded by the coding sequence ATGAATCGAAAACTCATAATATTCGCGCTCATGGCGCTTCCACTCCTGTCTTCTGCGCAGCAGATGACAGCCGTCAACGAGGTGATAGATTGCGGACAAGTCGTTTATAAGGCTCCCGTGACGGTGGCGTATGACATCAGGAACACCGGCGACAAGCCGATCGCTATCAGCAAAGTGCTGACCAGTTGCGGCTGCACCTCTGTGGATTATCCCCGCCAAGCCATCGCTTCTCACGGTTCGGCTGTCGTGAAAGTCACCTATGATGCCAAGCAAATGGGAACTTTCAACAAGCTGGTTCGCATTTACAGCAATGGCTCTGCCGCTCCTTTGGAGTTGACCATCAAGGGTAAAGTCGTGGATGAAATCATTGATTTCGGCGGATCTTATCCCTTTACTTTAGGCCTGTTGCAAACCGATGTCAACAACATCGAGTTTGATGATGTGAATCGTGGCGAGCGTCCGCAGGCTAAGATACACATCAAGAACAACACGACGCAGATGGCACAGCCCATCTTGATGCATCTACCCAACTATCTTTCAGCCGACGTTTCACCCTCACGCATTGCGCCAGGCCGAGCCGGCGTTGCAACCATCACCTTGAATTCCAAGCTGATACGCGACTACGGACTGACCCAGACATCCATCTTTATGGGTTTTGTTCCGGGCGATAAAGTAAATCCAGATAATGAGTTGACAGTCTCTGCTGTACTTCTACCTGAATTCGATGATCAGGCAACAGCCGCGCACATGCCCCAACCAAAGATGCAACTCTCTGCAACCAAGTTGGATTTGGGCACCTTTGGGCGTAAGAAAAAGCTGAAAGGACAAATCTTCATCCAAAACATAGGGAAGAGCAAGCTCGAGATAGAGAACGTACAAATGTTCACCGGAGGTTTGCAGATATCGCTCAACAAGTCGAAATTGGAACCTGGTCAGACCGCCAAACTCAAAGTGACGGCTATCGCAGCGCAATTGAAAAAGGCTAAGAGTAAACCTCGTATCTTGATGATTACCAACGACCCGGAGTTGCCTAAGGTGATTATTGATATCCATGTGAACTGA
- a CDS encoding 4-hydroxy-3-methylbut-2-enyl diphosphate reductase, giving the protein MVQIEIDSGSGFCFGVTTAIQKAQEELAKGETLYCLGDIVHNGIEVKRLHESGLVTINHDDLRQLHDVKVLLRAHGEPPETYELARKNNIEIIDATCPVVLALQRRIKKQYENHPDAQIVIFGKTGHAEVLGLVGQTQSNAIVIEKVDDVKLLDFSRDIYLYSQTTKSLDEFHRVIDYIQSHISRDAVFRSFDTICRQVANRMPNIANFASKHDLILFMSGRKSSNGRVLFKECKRVNPNSYHIEDVDEIDFDWLQGVNTVGICGATSTPKWLMEKCRDYILQKLGQ; this is encoded by the coding sequence ATGGTACAAATAGAAATTGATAGTGGCAGTGGCTTTTGTTTCGGCGTGACGACCGCCATACAGAAAGCACAGGAAGAATTGGCCAAGGGAGAAACGCTGTATTGTTTGGGCGACATTGTGCATAATGGTATTGAAGTGAAGCGTCTGCATGAAAGCGGACTGGTGACCATTAACCACGATGATTTGCGCCAACTGCACGATGTGAAGGTGTTGCTGAGAGCACATGGAGAACCCCCTGAAACCTACGAATTGGCTCGAAAAAACAACATCGAGATTATAGATGCCACCTGTCCCGTGGTGCTGGCGTTGCAACGCCGCATTAAAAAACAATACGAAAATCATCCTGATGCGCAAATTGTGATCTTCGGAAAGACTGGTCATGCCGAGGTGTTGGGCTTGGTAGGTCAAACCCAAAGCAATGCGATTGTGATAGAAAAGGTAGACGACGTGAAGCTGTTGGACTTCTCACGCGACATTTATTTGTATTCGCAAACCACCAAGAGCCTCGACGAGTTTCATCGTGTGATTGATTACATACAATCGCACATCTCACGCGATGCCGTCTTTCGCAGCTTTGACACCATTTGTAGACAGGTAGCGAACCGTATGCCTAACATTGCTAACTTTGCGTCTAAGCATGATTTGATACTCTTCATGAGTGGCCGAAAGAGCTCGAATGGGCGTGTCTTATTCAAAGAGTGCAAGCGCGTGAACCCCAATAGTTACCATATAGAGGATGTGGACGAAATAGATTTCGATTGGTTACAAGGTGTCAATACCGTTGGCATTTGTGGTGCTACCAGCACGCCTAAGTGGCTCATGGAGAAGTGTAGGGATTATATCTTGCAGAAGCTGGGGCAGTAA
- a CDS encoding ThiF family adenylyltransferase → MENQFTRTEMLFGTAALEKLSQSHVMVFGVGGVGSYVVEVLARSGVGEISLVDNDEVSLSNINRQLVALHSTLGQKKVEVARKRILDINPHCKVHAHALFYLPETAHEIDLSACDYVVDCIDTMAAKLEIIKQCDALHIPMIACMGAANKMDATRFKVTDISKTQMDPLAKVIRKKLRKLGITHLKVVYSDEEPRKPFPIASTNEDSSAPEPASSAPIVTNKKRSVPASNAFVPAAAGLIVGGEVVKDLCDL, encoded by the coding sequence ATGGAAAATCAGTTTACTCGAACCGAAATGCTCTTTGGCACCGCTGCCCTGGAAAAGCTAAGCCAATCGCACGTCATGGTTTTTGGCGTGGGCGGCGTGGGCAGTTATGTGGTGGAAGTGCTGGCACGCAGCGGAGTTGGAGAAATCAGTTTGGTAGATAACGACGAGGTAAGCCTCTCGAACATCAACCGACAACTGGTGGCATTGCATTCAACCCTCGGGCAAAAAAAAGTTGAGGTGGCGCGAAAGCGCATCTTAGACATCAACCCCCACTGCAAAGTGCATGCGCATGCGCTGTTTTATTTGCCGGAAACAGCACATGAAATTGACCTGTCAGCTTGCGATTATGTGGTAGATTGCATTGATACCATGGCTGCCAAACTGGAGATTATCAAACAATGTGATGCGCTGCACATACCCATGATTGCCTGTATGGGGGCAGCCAACAAGATGGATGCCACTCGTTTTAAGGTGACAGATATCAGCAAAACGCAGATGGACCCGCTGGCAAAGGTTATCAGAAAGAAACTTAGAAAGTTGGGAATTACCCACCTCAAGGTGGTTTATAGTGACGAAGAACCCCGCAAACCGTTTCCCATAGCGTCAACCAATGAGGACTCATCAGCACCAGAACCCGCATCATCAGCACCAATCGTTACTAATAAAAAGCGGTCTGTACCGGCCAGCAATGCGTTTGTTCCTGCTGCCGCCGGACTGATTGTTGGGGGTGAAGTGGTGAAAGATTTGTGTGATTTATAG
- a CDS encoding iron ABC transporter permease, producing the protein MTKNNTIVLSLALSFCICLLLMLNLLVGSVAIPTQDVLTILCGQDVGKPSWQFIILQSRLPQALTALLCGAALSTSGLLLQTSFQNPLAGPSIFGINSGAALGVALVMLLLGGSVSTALFSVGGAWAVLLAAFVGAMAVTGIIFMFAQWVKSSVMLLIIGMMIGYLASSAIALLNFFATQEGVKSFTMWGMGNFGGVSLSQLPMFTGAIVIGLVGSVLLIKPLNALLLGETYARNLGVNVRTMRSWLLVITGWLTAVTTAYCGPVAFIGLAVPHLARLVIGTDNHLQLLPITMAMGALIALLCQLVCVLPGSQGILPLNAVTPLIGAPVIIYIIWKR; encoded by the coding sequence ATGACAAAGAACAATACCATCGTTTTGAGTTTGGCTTTATCGTTTTGCATCTGCCTTCTGCTGATGCTCAACTTGTTGGTAGGTAGCGTTGCGATACCTACGCAGGATGTGTTGACTATTTTGTGCGGACAAGATGTGGGCAAACCCAGTTGGCAATTCATCATCCTCCAGTCGCGTTTGCCGCAAGCCCTCACGGCGTTGCTGTGCGGGGCCGCACTTTCTACCTCCGGTTTGCTATTGCAAACGTCGTTTCAAAACCCCTTGGCAGGTCCTTCTATCTTTGGCATCAACAGCGGGGCCGCATTAGGCGTGGCTCTCGTTATGCTGTTGCTGGGCGGAAGTGTGTCTACGGCTTTGTTCAGCGTAGGTGGGGCATGGGCTGTCTTGTTGGCTGCGTTTGTGGGAGCCATGGCCGTGACAGGCATCATTTTTATGTTCGCCCAGTGGGTAAAAAGCAGTGTGATGCTGCTCATTATCGGTATGATGATTGGTTATTTGGCTTCGTCTGCCATCGCCCTTCTCAACTTTTTCGCCACCCAAGAAGGCGTAAAGTCGTTTACCATGTGGGGCATGGGAAACTTTGGCGGCGTGTCGTTGTCGCAACTGCCCATGTTTACTGGTGCGATTGTGATAGGGTTGGTGGGTTCCGTCTTGCTGATCAAACCCCTCAATGCGCTGTTGTTGGGCGAAACATACGCGCGCAACTTGGGCGTAAACGTGCGTACGATGCGCAGTTGGCTCTTGGTGATTACTGGATGGCTCACGGCCGTTACCACGGCATATTGCGGTCCGGTGGCATTCATCGGGCTTGCCGTTCCACACTTGGCGCGTCTTGTGATTGGCACCGACAACCATCTTCAATTGCTTCCCATCACCATGGCCATGGGGGCGTTGATTGCTCTTTTGTGCCAACTTGTTTGCGTGTTGCCCGGTTCGCAAGGCATCTTGCCTCTCAACGCCGTAACTCCATTGATTGGCGCACCGGTGATTATCTATATTATTTGGAAGAGATAG
- a CDS encoding lactonase family protein — protein sequence MKIKNLLLLALTVFGHLTLQAQDDIKLIVGTYTNGTSKGIYSFNFNQSTGKATPLDTLELKNPSFLTLASDGTMIYAVNENHDESAAVNAITFDKTTGQMQLQSSFPTKGADPCYVETNGNLLLTANYSGGSMSVFPLNVDGSLSAMSQQFKGSIGGPNPERQQAPHVHCARFLPDGNGVIATDFSADQLLRFELEDMKSLGNAKVTAKLSKGSGPRHIAFSTDSRFVYVMSELSGAVTAYQYNFGNMKKIQEIQSDEVGAQGGADIHVSPDGRFLYTSNRLKNDGIAIFKINQKTGLLTKVGYQRTGIHPRHFNITPNGRFLLCACRDDNTIQVFRINSANGLLTDTHQNISVDKAVCVQFYPIVMQPDIQGDGVFRVIEVTK from the coding sequence ATGAAAATCAAGAATTTACTTTTACTCGCCTTGACTGTCTTCGGCCACCTGACATTACAGGCGCAAGACGACATCAAACTAATCGTTGGAACCTATACCAATGGTACCAGCAAAGGCATTTACTCGTTCAACTTCAATCAATCCACCGGAAAGGCCACCCCTCTCGACACGCTCGAACTGAAGAACCCATCCTTCCTGACACTCGCCTCAGACGGCACGATGATTTATGCCGTTAACGAAAACCATGACGAGTCGGCAGCGGTCAACGCCATCACGTTTGACAAGACAACGGGACAAATGCAGCTGCAAAGTTCGTTCCCCACGAAGGGCGCAGACCCTTGCTATGTGGAGACCAACGGCAACCTGTTGCTGACGGCCAACTATTCAGGAGGCTCCATGAGCGTGTTCCCCTTGAACGTAGACGGGTCGCTCTCAGCCATGTCGCAACAATTCAAAGGCTCGATAGGTGGACCAAACCCTGAGCGTCAACAGGCGCCACACGTTCATTGCGCACGATTCCTTCCCGATGGAAATGGCGTTATTGCCACCGATTTCAGTGCCGACCAACTGCTGCGTTTCGAACTGGAAGACATGAAATCACTGGGCAACGCAAAGGTTACCGCAAAGCTGTCCAAAGGTTCAGGACCGCGCCATATCGCCTTCAGCACCGACAGCAGGTTTGTTTATGTGATGAGCGAACTGTCGGGAGCGGTTACTGCATACCAATATAACTTTGGCAATATGAAGAAAATACAGGAGATACAGTCTGATGAAGTGGGCGCACAAGGCGGCGCAGACATTCACGTTTCACCCGACGGCAGATTCTTGTATACCAGTAACCGACTGAAAAATGACGGCATTGCCATCTTCAAAATCAATCAAAAAACAGGCTTGTTGACAAAGGTAGGCTATCAGCGAACAGGCATCCACCCACGTCATTTCAACATTACACCCAACGGACGGTTCTTACTTTGCGCCTGTCGCGACGACAACACCATTCAGGTTTTCCGCATCAACAGTGCTAATGGCTTACTGACCGACACACATCAAAACATCTCTGTGGATAAGGCAGTGTGCGTACAGTTCTACCCCATCGTGATGCAACCTGACATCCAGGGTGACGGTGTGTTTAGGGTGATAGAGGTGACAAAATAA